The genomic interval CCGGATCAGCGACTGGACGATAAGGGAATTAATGCTAGGGGGACTCACAGTCGCCCATGTTCGACAAATCTCGAGCCATTCGACACAATCCTTGAAACATAATAGATTAAACTCATGCAGATAAACATCACAAAGCACAATCAGATGAGATTTCAGAAACCAAGCGTAAGACGTCTACAAAAGGCAAAAGCTAATCGAAAAGAACAGTGGGCCTCTCAGCATCCTCCGCACCCATTGCTCGACCATCACTTCCTTGTCCGTCCCTGCACCTTCCGCCACCGGATCTACTTCAACTCCATGTCGCATACGCACACACGTTCGCCTATGAGATGAGCGTTTAGCAGCATCCACCAGCGGTCTTCTGCTCCACGTTCTGTCCAAGACCTTTGATGGTGGACTTGGCACCAGGTCCAGAAGCCATAGTAGATGATCCCATTCTAGTTTATGTTAGCAACCAGCTCTTCACTGAGAATGTGACTCACCGGTCCTTAATCTGCTTAGACATGGTCAAGAAAGCTTGTTCGACGTTGGTAGCGTTCTTGGCGGAAGTTTCGAGGAAGGGAATACCAAGCTCGTCGGCGAAAGACTTGGCTTCGGCATACTCCACAACCTTTTTAGTCGCCAAATCAGACTTATTACCAACCAAGAGCTTGTTGACACCCTCAACAGCGTATCGGTCGATTTCTTGCAACCATTGCTTAACGTTGGTGTAGGTGTCTAGACCGCATGGTCAGAAATTACAGGCAATGAAATCAAACAAATAACTCACCCCGGTCAGTGACGTCGTAGACTACTATGATACCGTGAGCACCTCGGTAGTAAGAAGAGGTGATGGTCCTGTGACGCGTTAGACGATACATAACCAAGTATGAAAACATGTCTCACCTGAATCGCTCTTGTCCGGCAGTGTCCCACTATTGGAAGGAACAGCTTCCATCAGCATAGCTCATGACCATTTCGGAAGTTAACGCACAATTTGGAGCTTGACGGTCTTGCCTTCGAGCTCAATGGTTCGGATCTTGAAGTCAACCTACGGTATATCAGCATTACGTCCCGCCCTCACATTTCTCAAGATCAGTGATCATAATTCCAACGACAATTCCCGCCATGGCGCAATAGCTTGCTTGCCATTCGCTCCTGCCTTTCATTTGCAGCCCATTTTCATTCATGGATCGCCTCCAACCCCACGCGACATCATAGCCGTCCAACCTtcacttcatcctcattctACTGCCATACGCATCCCTCCAAGACCCCTCACGACCGACGTCCTCGGACACAACTCATCCATTTCTCTAGCTGTGACTGAAACCGCAATACTCACGCCGATAGTGGAAATATAAGACTCTGTGTAGGTGTCGTCCGCGAAACGGAGCAACAGACAGGACTTTCCGACACCAGAGTCACCGATAAGAAGGAGCTACAAGTCGACAAAAGGACATAAATTCACATCAGCTCCTGATCCACGTCACGCGAGTTGCGTATTCTCGTTTTGGGTCGAAACAAACCTTGAAAAGGTAGTCGTATTCTGGGGCAGACATTATGGCGTTGCGTTACTTGGTGATTACTGTTGGCCCAGCAAGGTATAGATTATTGTAGAAAAGGCCAAAAGGTGGTTAAGTACAGTGTTGGGGTGTGGTGACGTCGTGGAAATAGCGATATGGCGATGTAAGTTGAACAATATATCGGACAGTTTGAAGATACAAGTTCGGCCGGTGTGTGTAGTAGGATAAAATGATGTAGATAAACAATAAAAGATGTTAGCGCCGTACTCATGTCCACCCACAAGCACCACCGGCCAACCGTCTGCACGCGCACTCTTATCTCGCTGAGGAGCTTTCCGCCTTCCCTTTCAACCGCCACTTTCATTCCTCCAGCTTTCAACTTACACTGTAGTGAATAAAGGGGCGTGTGGATAGCTGACTAATTGAACGTAGGGGATACAATAACGAAGGTTGAATTGTTACTGAGCGGCAAATACAACGCCCAACACATTCCAGCCTGATCCACGGTGACGTGCGGTGTCAGAGCACGAGATCATAAATGGGGGATCATTTAACTATCTCGGATTTAAGCGGCGTTTATCCGTGTGGCACTTGCTCCCATGTATGCAACTCCACCCTCTTTATGCTTGAATCACGACAAGATGGCGAACAAGCATACAGAATAATAATCCTAGACCCTCGTACAATCTCGTGCACCCCATGTTTATCACAAACAGCCGTGATCTATGAGCTTTTCATGCAGGATATGCCCAGTCTACAGCACTACCCAATTACACAACACCCAAGATCCACCAGTTAGAAAGGCTTATCGGAGTCGGGGGTAGTGTCTGTTGTAAATAGCCGATGGTTGATAGAGCAAGCAAAGGGAAATGGAATGGTAAAGCCTAATGTCAGTACTGAAACGCATGATCCCCGTTGACCGCGACGCACCCTTGAAATAAGAACCGACCTAGATATCAACCATTAGTATATGCTGTCCACAGGAGCATCATCACAGTCAAAGACAGCTACTCACGACAGGGACCTTGATCAAGACATCCTTTTGGAAAATAGGGACCTCAGAGAGGTAGAAGCTAACGGCGGCACCGGCAGCGACACCCCAGACGGCGGCGCTAGGACCCCAAAACCTCAATCGCCTGTTTTAATTGTCGGATGAGTATGCGTGAAATGAGATTTAGACATTGCGGTATGAACGAATGAATTGGACCGAATATATGTGATGGGTAAAGTCGCAAGTCACCAGTGGTTGTATGATCGGGTAATAAGAAATCGCGAAGCAAAGTCAGCACCCATTCCTTCCCAGTATCCCTGCGCCCATATCCCTCCAGCTCTCCAGCCACTCTCTTCTTACTTTCCAAGCACTGAAGGAGTCAAACGTACTCAGGAGTGATACCGGCGAAACCCTAAATCGACAAATCAGCTTCGGCCTTCGCTCACGATCGTGCTAGCGTCTCTCTTTACTCCAACAAATATATAGACTTACAAGTTGTGTCCTTCGGATGTAAGCAGGCATTATGGCGATGGAGTGAGAGGGTCTGtgggatggcaaggaaggagagagggaatACGATGTGCGGAGGTGCGGTCGGAAAACACGGAGAGCAAACGCACCAACCAAAAAGGCGAGATTGCCATTCTATTTGCAATTGTTGCAATCCAGGATGATGTGGGATTTATGAGACTCATCTTATCATCAACTCAAGCAAGCTTCGTCTTCTcactcctccctcttcttcttgttaTGTACTCATTTATACAGCCAACATGTGCAATTGGCTACTCCTTCGTGCTGTTGTCATTATCGTCAACTTTACAAACTACACTGTATTTGTCCTGTTCACATGATTTTCTCTGCCTGCGACAGTTCTCAATACTCGACTATTCCCCATACAACGGCCTAATCAAGTAATGTCTTGCGGTATGAATCCTCGCACTCCTCGAACCCCTGTTTCAGAGAAGTCCTGCTTTGGTTTACATAGGTCTCCACCGGAATCCTCAAGCACAGATGGAAAGGTCAGAGAC from Cryptococcus neoformans var. neoformans B-3501A chromosome 9, whole genome shotgun sequence carries:
- a CDS encoding hypothetical protein (Match to ESTs gb|CF194759.1|CF194759, gb|CF193689.1|CF193689, gb|CF192927.1|CF192927; HMMPfam hit to Ras, Ras family, score: 352.6, E(): 5.1e-103); this encodes MSAPEYDYLFKLLLIGDSGVGKSCLLLRFADDTYTESYISTIGVDFKIRTIELEGKTVKLQIWDTAGQERFRTITSSYYRGAHGIIVVYDVTDRDTYTNVKQWLQEIDRYAVEGVNKLLVGNKSDLATKKVVEYAEAKSFADELGIPFLETSAKNATNVEQAFLTMSKQIKDRMGSSTMASGPGAKSTIKGLGQNVEQKTAGGCC
- a CDS encoding hypothetical protein (Match to ESTs gb|CF191593.1|CF191593, gb|CF193069.1|CF193069, gb|CF192852.1|CF192852) → MPAYIRRTQLGFAGITPERLRFWGPSAAVWGVAAGAAVSFYLSEVPIFQKDVLIKVPVVGSYFKGFTIPFPFACSINHRLFTTDTTPDSDKPF